In Rubrivirga marina, the following are encoded in one genomic region:
- a CDS encoding TlpA family protein disulfide reductase: MPTLLVLARLALAAVFLVAGLAKLADVAGSRRALRGFGVPALLAAPLGVALPLVEVVVAVLLLPASTAGAAATAALGLLLVFSVGIGAALLRGQAPDCHCFGQFHSRPAGPATLVRNLALAALAGGVAAAALNGSAGPGALAWVARLPIATPTGVLALAGVGVAGGLTWGLLGLLRQNGRLMLRVEALEARLGTSGGPAAVGASAPSFRLPALDGADVSLGDVLSGDRPALLVFSDPGCGPCRALLPEVGRWQREHAGRWTTVVVSRGSAEANAAEAARHGLDRVLRQRDREVAEAYDCHGTPGAVLVDAQGRVASPVLEGADAIRAWVTQAALGRALSEAAAPVPAGLPVGAPAPGVRLPMVDGPDVALADLRGAEAVLVFWNPRCGYCQRMLPDLRALEADLASDPHAPRLLVVTSGTAEDARALDLRSPVLLDSAFAAGRAFGASGTPSAVRIGADGRVASAVAVGAPAVLALAAGRTEPAL; encoded by the coding sequence ATGCCGACGCTCCTCGTCCTCGCACGGCTGGCCCTCGCCGCCGTCTTCCTCGTGGCCGGCCTCGCCAAGCTCGCCGACGTCGCCGGCTCGCGCCGCGCCCTCCGCGGCTTCGGCGTACCCGCGCTGCTGGCGGCCCCGCTCGGCGTCGCCCTCCCGCTCGTGGAGGTGGTCGTGGCCGTCCTCCTGCTGCCGGCGTCGACCGCGGGGGCCGCGGCGACGGCCGCGCTCGGCCTCCTGCTCGTGTTCTCGGTCGGGATCGGCGCCGCCCTCCTCCGGGGGCAAGCGCCCGACTGCCACTGCTTCGGCCAGTTCCACTCGCGCCCGGCCGGGCCGGCCACGCTGGTGCGGAACCTGGCGCTGGCGGCCCTGGCCGGGGGCGTCGCCGCGGCCGCTCTGAACGGGTCGGCAGGACCGGGCGCGCTCGCCTGGGTCGCTCGCCTGCCGATCGCGACGCCCACGGGCGTGCTGGCCCTCGCCGGGGTCGGGGTGGCCGGGGGGCTGACGTGGGGGCTCCTCGGGCTCCTCCGCCAGAACGGCCGGCTCATGCTCCGCGTCGAGGCGCTAGAGGCCCGGCTCGGCACCTCCGGGGGCCCGGCCGCCGTCGGCGCCTCGGCCCCGTCCTTCCGGTTGCCCGCGCTCGACGGCGCCGACGTCTCTCTGGGCGACGTGCTCTCGGGAGACCGGCCGGCGCTCCTCGTCTTCTCCGACCCCGGCTGCGGCCCGTGCCGGGCGCTCCTCCCCGAGGTCGGCCGGTGGCAGCGTGAGCACGCCGGCCGGTGGACGACCGTCGTGGTGAGCCGCGGGAGCGCCGAGGCGAACGCGGCCGAGGCCGCCAGGCACGGGCTGGACCGCGTCCTCCGCCAGCGGGACCGCGAGGTGGCCGAGGCCTACGACTGCCACGGCACGCCCGGCGCCGTCCTCGTCGACGCGCAAGGCCGGGTCGCGAGTCCGGTCCTGGAAGGGGCCGACGCGATCCGGGCGTGGGTGACGCAGGCTGCCCTCGGCCGCGCGCTGTCCGAGGCCGCCGCTCCGGTGCCCGCCGGGCTCCCCGTCGGCGCGCCGGCCCCCGGGGTCCGGCTCCCGATGGTCGACGGGCCTGACGTCGCCCTCGCCGACCTCCGCGGCGCCGAGGCCGTCCTCGTCTTCTGGAACCCCCGCTGCGGTTACTGCCAGCGGATGCTCCCCGACCTCCGGGCCCTCGAGGCCGACCTCGCGTCCGACCCCCACGCGCCGCGGCTCCTCGTCGTCACCTCCGGGACGGCCGAGGACGCCCGGGCCCTCGACCTCCGCTCGCCCGTCCTCCTCGACTCCGCCTTCGCCGCGGGGCGCGCGTTCGGCGCCAGCGGCACGCCGTCCGCCGTCCGGATCGGCGCGGACGGCCGTGTCGCCTCGGCCGTCGCCGTCGGCGCGCCAGCCGTGCTCGCTCTGGCCGCTGGTAGAACCGAACCCGCCCTCTAG